In the bacterium genome, GAGCAGGATCGCGTTGTTCACCACGATGCCCGTCAGGATGATAAACCCGAGCATGGTCAAGGTGTCCATCTTCACCGAAGGCTCGAGCCAGTTCATCAGGCTCACCGACAGCACGCCGCCCGTCGCGGCGAAGGGAACGCTGAACATGATGATGAGCGGATAGCTCCACGCCTCAAACAGCGCGGCCATCAAAAGGTAGGTGATCAGCAAGGCGAGCAGGAACGACCACTTCAGCGCGTCCCATGTCCTCTCCAGGTCTTTCGCGCGCCCCGAAACGTCCACCGAGTAGCCGAGGGGAAGTGACGCGCGCAGGGGCCCGATGACCTCTGTTTTCATCCGGTCAATCGCAACCTGGAGCGGAAGCTCATCGCTGAGGTTCACCGTGAGGGTGACAGATCGATCGCGGTCGATGTGTTCGATCTTGGTCGGCCCCACCGACGGGCGGACCTCCGCGATGTCCGAGAGCTGGACCGTGCGCCCATTCGGCGCGTGAATCCGGATCCGGGAGAGCTCCTGGGTCCGCGAGAATTTTGCGATGGGCGCGCGGAGAACGATGTCCAGCTCCTTTCCCTTGTCGCGGAACAAACCCGCCCGCGTGCCGTTCACGAGGGTTTCCACGACATTTCCGAGCTCGGCCACGGAAAGGCCCAGGTCCGCCGCTTTTTCCCGGTCCACATGCACCTGAAGCTCGGGGCTCCCCAGATCGAAGCTGCTGTTGACGAAGCGGACCCCCTTCATCTGTCGGGCGCGCGCTTCGACCTCGGTGGCGATCCGCTGGATCTCATCGAGGCTGTCTCCGGTGATGTCCACGTCGAGGTTGATCCCGCCGATGAAGCCGCTTCCCCTCCTGCGGAACAAAGACGCCTGGGTGACGAAGGCGCGCACCCCGGGGATGCCCTGCGCCATCCCGAACAGCTTGCGGGTGAGCTTGCGCATGGATTCCTGATCGGAATATTCCGGCTTGGCGAGCAGGCCGATAATCGGCGTCTGGGTCCGGACAACGGCGAAGAACCGGTCAAGTTCCTTCACCCGAGCAAAGCGCTCTTCCAGGATGGTCACGATCTTGTCCATCTGCTCCATATTCAGGCCGGGCGGCGTCCGCAGGAACACGAACATGAGATTGCGGTTTCCCTTCGGGAGATAATCAATCGGCGGGAAAAAGACAAAAGCCAGAATCAACGCGGAGAGGGTCAGGCCGCCGGCGAAAATCACCCGCCGCCGGACCCCTTTCATGAGCCACTCCACGGTTCCCACCAGCGAGTCGCGCAGGAGGCCCCCTACCCGGTACGCCCCTGTCCGAGCCACGAATCGGGACAGGAGGGACTGATCGTCGGCCTCACTCAGTATCCGGGCACTCAGCATCGGGACCACGGTAATCGAAACAATGAGCGAGAGCGCGACCGCCACGCTGATGGCAATCGCGATATCCCGGAAGAGCTGCCCGGCTTCCTCCTGGACAAAAATGACGGGGATGAAAACGGCGAGCGTCGTCAGGGTCGAGGCGAGCACCGCCCCCCAGACCTCGGTGCCGCCGTCAATGGCCGCATCCCACCTGCTCTTGCCCATCTCGCGGTGCCGGTAGATGTTCTCGAGGACGACGATGGAGTTGTCCACCACCATGCCGACCGCGAACGCCAGGCCCGCGAGCGAGATGATGTTGATGGAGCGCCCCAGGATGAAGATGAAAATGAACGTGGCGACAACGGCGACCGGAATCGCGATCGCGATGATCAGAACACTCGAAACGCTCCCCAGGAAAAGGAGCAAAACAGCGACCGCGAGCGCACCGCCGATGTAGATGTTGCTGATCACAAGCCTGCGGGATTGCTCAATGTATTCCGTCTCGTCGTACACCTGGCGAAGCTGGATGC is a window encoding:
- a CDS encoding efflux RND transporter permease subunit; protein product: MNIVRACVRYPVTTMVGVILAVLFGAISLYRIPVQLTPTVDRPVITVETEYKGASPREVEEEVTELIEEKLTSVEGLTDMTSQSGEDRSRIVLEFDWGTNKDVARLDVSEKLGLVADLPLDAKRPIIQAVNSDAENPIGWIVVDTDLPINEVRVEGDDVIRPKLERVPGVGAVWMFGGEDREVRITIDYEAMSARGITVEALRGALLRENRNTKGGKIDEGKNRYIIRTVGSFVELSQLRNTIVARRPSGPVYLRDIAKVSFDYEDPTRRIRVTRKPTMGFGVLRKTGANTMEVMAHVKKTIAAINELYKGRGIQLRQVYDETEYIEQSRRLVISNIYIGGALAVAVLLLFLGSVSSVLIIAIAIPVAVVATFIFIFILGRSINIISLAGLAFAVGMVVDNSIVVLENIYRHREMGKSRWDAAIDGGTEVWGAVLASTLTTLAVFIPVIFVQEEAGQLFRDIAIAISVAVALSLIVSITVVPMLSARILSEADDQSLLSRFVARTGAYRVGGLLRDSLVGTVEWLMKGVRRRVIFAGGLTLSALILAFVFFPPIDYLPKGNRNLMFVFLRTPPGLNMEQMDKIVTILEERFARVKELDRFFAVVRTQTPIIGLLAKPEYSDQESMRKLTRKLFGMAQGIPGVRAFVTQASLFRRRGSGFIGGINLDVDITGDSLDEIQRIATEVEARARQMKGVRFVNSSFDLGSPELQVHVDREKAADLGLSVAELGNVVETLVNGTRAGLFRDKGKELDIVLRAPIAKFSRTQELSRIRIHAPNGRTVQLSDIAEVRPSVGPTKIEHIDRDRSVTLTVNLSDELPLQVAIDRMKTEVIGPLRASLPLGYSVDVSGRAKDLERTWDALKWSFLLALLITYLLMAALFEAWSYPLIIMFSVPFAATGGVLSVSLMNWLEPSVKMDTLTMLGFIILTGIVVNNAILLVHQALNHNRGGMPIREAILESVRDRMRPIFMTTTTTVLGMLPLVVASGSGSELYRGLGSAILGGLVVSTIFTLALIPVIFSLWVDLLDYLRPRLAPVAESIRNGRSLASVFTNGGAANGTHEPAKPAGQKAED